Proteins from one Chroococcidiopsis sp. CCMEE 29 genomic window:
- the petA gene encoding cytochrome f, with amino-acid sequence MKRALLSAKWHCSARAMIKMVFVAIATVAFFFTSDLALPRSAAAYPFWAQQAYPESPREPTGRIVCANCHLAAKPTEVEVPQSILPDTVFEAVVKIPYDTNAQQVLSDGSQGGLNVGAVLMLPQGFKIAPPERIPEEMKEKVGDLYFQPYSEEQENIVIVGPLPGEQYQEIIFPVLSPNPETDKNIHFGKYPVHVGGNRGRGQVYPTGEKSNNSVYSASAAGTITKLATVEDEYGNKQYQITIQADTGETVVETIPPGPQLLVSEGQAVKAGEALTNNPNVGGFGQDDAEIVLQSGTRIRWLMAFLAAIMLSQVLLVLKKKQVEKVQAAEMNF; translated from the coding sequence ATGAAAAGAGCTTTGTTATCAGCGAAATGGCATTGCAGTGCTAGAGCGATGATCAAAATGGTGTTCGTTGCGATCGCTACTGTTGCCTTCTTCTTCACTAGCGATCTAGCGCTGCCCAGATCCGCTGCTGCCTATCCATTTTGGGCACAGCAAGCCTACCCGGAATCGCCGCGTGAACCAACAGGGCGGATTGTTTGCGCCAACTGTCACCTAGCCGCCAAGCCCACAGAAGTGGAAGTGCCTCAATCTATTCTGCCCGACACCGTATTTGAGGCAGTAGTGAAAATTCCCTATGACACCAATGCTCAGCAAGTACTTAGCGATGGTTCCCAAGGCGGACTGAACGTAGGTGCGGTATTAATGTTGCCACAAGGCTTCAAAATTGCTCCCCCAGAAAGAATTCCGGAAGAAATGAAGGAAAAAGTGGGAGACCTTTATTTCCAACCCTACAGCGAAGAGCAGGAAAACATCGTTATAGTCGGACCGCTACCGGGTGAACAATATCAGGAAATTATCTTCCCTGTTCTCTCACCCAATCCTGAAACAGACAAAAACATCCATTTTGGGAAATATCCTGTTCATGTGGGTGGCAACCGAGGTCGCGGGCAAGTTTACCCCACAGGTGAGAAGAGCAACAACTCGGTGTATAGCGCTTCCGCAGCTGGCACAATTACTAAGCTTGCCACCGTGGAAGATGAATATGGTAACAAGCAATACCAAATAACTATCCAAGCTGACACGGGTGAAACGGTGGTTGAGACAATTCCACCAGGACCGCAACTCCTTGTCTCAGAAGGTCAAGCAGTAAAAGCTGGTGAAGCCTTGACGAATAACCCGAATGTCGGTGGGTTTGGTCAAGACGACGCCGAAATCGTTCTGCAAAGTGGAACACGGATCAGATGGTTGATGGCATTCTTAGCCGCTATCATGTTATCTCAAGTGTTGCTGGTGCTGAAGAAGAAGCAAGTTGAGAAAGTACAGGCAGCCGAAATGAATTTCTAA
- the petC gene encoding cytochrome b6-f complex iron-sulfur subunit, with translation MAQFSESRDVPDMGRRQFMNFLTFGTITGTALGALYPVVKYFIPPTSASSSGGSTAKDELGNDVSVTKFVELHPAPGDRALVQGLKGDPTYLIVTEDKTIENYGLNAVCTHLGCVVPWNASENKFMCPCHGSQYDNTGKVVRGPAPLSLALAHTNVEDDKVVLTSWTETDFRTGEEPWWT, from the coding sequence ATGGCTCAATTTTCTGAATCTAGGGATGTCCCTGATATGGGGCGCCGTCAGTTTATGAACTTCCTCACTTTTGGTACCATCACAGGAACAGCTTTGGGAGCGCTGTATCCGGTCGTGAAGTACTTCATCCCGCCTACTAGTGCCAGCTCCAGTGGGGGATCAACAGCGAAAGACGAGCTAGGCAACGATGTTAGTGTAACTAAGTTTGTGGAACTCCATCCAGCCCCAGGCGATCGTGCCTTGGTTCAAGGTCTGAAGGGCGACCCTACCTACCTGATTGTGACGGAGGATAAAACTATTGAAAATTACGGTTTAAACGCTGTCTGCACTCACCTAGGCTGTGTTGTTCCCTGGAATGCCAGTGAAAACAAGTTTATGTGTCCCTGCCATGGTTCCCAGTATGATAACACTGGCAAGGTTGTGCGTGGTCCGGCTCCCTTATCACTAGCACTGGCTCACACCAATGTAGAGGACGATAAGGTTGTTTTGACTTCTTGGACGGAAACCGACTTCCGCACAGGGGAAGAGCCTTGGTGGACATAG
- a CDS encoding DUF3067 family protein — MTGKELRQLLLNKWGRSYDVQLRRTQGKVFLQVMWKYLEQASFPLTEADYQAHLDTIASYLHEFGGVAQVQAYIEKTRERPRLGKAVSIPLDLGERASEWLL, encoded by the coding sequence ATGACAGGAAAGGAATTACGCCAGCTGTTGCTGAATAAATGGGGTCGCTCGTATGATGTTCAACTGCGGCGCACCCAAGGCAAGGTTTTTCTACAGGTGATGTGGAAGTACCTGGAACAAGCCTCTTTTCCCCTGACTGAGGCAGATTATCAAGCTCATCTGGATACCATTGCCAGTTATCTCCATGAATTTGGTGGAGTGGCACAGGTGCAAGCATATATTGAAAAGACACGGGAACGTCCGCGACTCGGCAAAGCAGTTAGCATTCCCCTAGATTTAGGTGAACGTGCTTCCGAATGGCTGCTTTGA
- the mrdA gene encoding penicillin-binding protein 2: MSLIQPASIGKKTTARTVGRHQQSLMAMLSITLVMFGGIGSRLAYLQLVEGSRNRQMAENNRIRLIPKQPERGTIFDRNGKILASSRLSHSVYVWPMAPKKPEWSVTLTRLSQILHIPEADIQKRLKQAGYNSPTLVRVARDLSPAQITALAEYSNQLEDVEVYIEAVREYPNGELAAHVLGYTGEMSDEQLAKKHNQGYRLGDLIGQMGVEAAFEQQLRGEWGGQQVEVDGAGRIVRILGEKQAKSGKDVHLALDLKLQKAAEAALGDRQGAIVALDPRNGEVLALVSRPTFNPNIFTKRITPAQWRSLQSKDHPFVNRALRGFPPASTFKIITTTAGIESGKFSPNTVLQTYACMNIGGISFCDWNRAGFGPLGFAGALAWSSDTFFYQIGRGIGGPTLIEWTRKYGFGQKTGIELAREESPGLVADNAWKQKNLKLPWSVGDTVNMSIGQGFLQVSSLQTAIMFAVPANGGYRVKPHLLKDNEEAKNWRESLNLKPETLRVLRQGLRQVVSSGTGRALDVPTIPPTSGKSGTAEAFGNNSHAWFGAYAPSDRPEIVVVAFAEHSGGGGGKVAAPMVLKVLEAHFERGEKKQGEIK; the protein is encoded by the coding sequence ATGAGCCTAATTCAGCCTGCTTCTATTGGTAAAAAAACCACTGCGCGTACTGTTGGACGACATCAGCAGTCATTGATGGCAATGCTGAGCATTACCTTAGTGATGTTCGGTGGCATTGGTAGCCGTCTGGCCTATCTGCAACTAGTAGAAGGAAGCCGGAATCGACAGATGGCAGAGAATAATCGGATTCGGTTGATTCCTAAACAACCCGAACGGGGCACTATTTTTGATCGCAACGGCAAAATTTTAGCTAGTAGCCGTCTTTCCCACTCAGTATACGTGTGGCCGATGGCTCCTAAAAAACCAGAGTGGTCTGTTACTCTCACACGCTTATCTCAAATCCTCCACATACCAGAAGCTGATATTCAAAAGCGGCTGAAACAGGCGGGGTACAACTCTCCTACACTGGTGCGTGTGGCAAGGGATCTGAGTCCAGCTCAAATTACGGCATTGGCAGAATATAGCAACCAGTTAGAGGACGTTGAGGTATATATAGAAGCCGTGCGGGAATACCCAAACGGTGAACTAGCCGCCCATGTACTCGGTTACACCGGAGAAATGAGTGATGAACAGTTAGCCAAGAAGCATAACCAAGGCTACCGCCTGGGAGATTTGATCGGACAGATGGGAGTCGAGGCGGCGTTCGAGCAACAGCTGCGGGGAGAATGGGGAGGTCAGCAAGTTGAAGTGGATGGTGCTGGTCGGATTGTGCGGATTTTAGGTGAAAAGCAGGCAAAATCTGGCAAAGATGTGCATTTGGCTCTAGATTTGAAGTTGCAGAAAGCAGCTGAGGCAGCACTGGGCGATCGCCAAGGTGCGATCGTGGCGCTTGACCCCCGCAACGGTGAGGTCTTAGCATTGGTTAGTCGCCCAACCTTCAATCCAAACATTTTTACGAAGCGAATTACTCCTGCTCAGTGGCGGAGCTTACAGAGTAAAGACCATCCTTTTGTTAACCGTGCTTTGAGAGGCTTTCCACCTGCGAGTACGTTCAAGATTATTACGACCACCGCTGGCATTGAATCAGGCAAATTTTCTCCTAATACCGTACTGCAAACCTATGCTTGCATGAACATCGGTGGCATTAGTTTTTGCGATTGGAATCGTGCCGGATTTGGACCATTGGGATTTGCGGGCGCACTTGCCTGGAGTAGTGATACATTCTTCTATCAAATTGGTAGGGGAATTGGAGGACCAACTCTGATCGAGTGGACTCGCAAATATGGTTTTGGTCAAAAAACGGGGATTGAGCTAGCACGGGAAGAATCGCCTGGTTTAGTTGCAGACAACGCTTGGAAGCAGAAAAATCTCAAGCTACCTTGGTCTGTAGGTGATACAGTCAACATGTCAATTGGACAAGGATTTTTGCAAGTGTCCTCACTCCAAACCGCCATTATGTTTGCTGTGCCTGCTAACGGTGGCTATCGAGTCAAGCCTCACTTGCTAAAAGACAATGAGGAAGCGAAAAACTGGCGGGAGTCTTTAAATCTAAAACCAGAAACGTTACGTGTGCTGCGTCAAGGACTGCGCCAGGTAGTTAGTAGTGGTACGGGTAGAGCTTTGGATGTGCCAACAATTCCCCCAACCTCTGGTAAAAGTGGCACTGCTGAAGCTTTTGGTAATAACTCCCACGCATGGTTTGGTGCCTATGCGCCCAGCGATCGGCCGGAAATTGTGGTAGTGGCGTTTGCTGAACATTCCGGCGGAGGCGGCGGTAAGGTTGCGGCGCCAATGGTGCTAAAAGTTTTGGAGGCACATTTTGAAAGGGGCGAGAAAAAGCAGGGGGAGATTAAATAG
- a CDS encoding DUF1517 domain-containing protein: protein MRNKLTSAIKPLLKSLLLFGLVMTLALGHADGALAARSGGRIGGGSFRAPSRTYAPPSRTAPPGGGYYAPYPGGGFGFPFLFPLFGFGGGFGGLFTILIFLAIANFLVQSFRRVGGSDDASEVEYSSNPPVSVARLQVGLLAESRGLQAELNRIAETADTNSPEGQAQVLQETSLALLRHPEYWVYAGGNTQQARLTSAEAQFNRLALAERSKFTEETLSNVNNQLKAASPKGALPSADQLDNPTRLLTEGPGEYIVVTLLAATLGNLQLPTINSADDLRQALRQIGAIPSERLLALEVLWTPQAEGDTLTADDLLAEYADLKLV from the coding sequence ATGCGTAACAAACTAACTTCAGCTATCAAACCGCTGTTAAAATCCCTGCTCCTCTTTGGCCTAGTCATGACTCTGGCATTAGGTCACGCCGATGGTGCTTTGGCAGCCCGTAGTGGTGGTCGCATCGGTGGTGGTTCCTTTAGAGCGCCCAGCCGCACCTATGCGCCGCCTAGCCGTACCGCACCTCCAGGTGGAGGCTATTATGCTCCTTATCCGGGGGGTGGATTTGGCTTCCCCTTTCTATTTCCCTTGTTTGGGTTTGGCGGAGGGTTTGGTGGACTGTTTACCATTCTGATTTTCCTAGCGATCGCTAACTTCCTGGTACAATCCTTCCGCCGGGTTGGTGGGAGCGATGATGCCTCTGAAGTTGAATACAGCAGCAATCCCCCCGTTTCAGTTGCCCGTTTACAAGTGGGTTTGTTAGCTGAAAGTCGTGGTTTACAAGCCGAACTCAACCGTATTGCTGAAACTGCTGACACTAATTCCCCAGAGGGACAAGCACAGGTGTTGCAGGAAACTTCTCTTGCTTTGCTACGGCATCCTGAATATTGGGTATATGCTGGTGGTAACACTCAGCAAGCTCGCTTAACCTCAGCGGAAGCCCAGTTCAATCGCCTAGCACTGGCTGAGCGGAGCAAATTCACAGAAGAGACGCTTTCCAATGTCAACAACCAGTTAAAAGCAGCGTCTCCTAAAGGTGCTTTACCTTCAGCCGATCAACTGGATAACCCAACGCGTTTGCTGACTGAAGGACCTGGAGAATACATTGTTGTAACTCTCCTAGCGGCAACTCTAGGCAACCTACAACTGCCAACCATTAATAGTGCGGACGATCTGCGGCAAGCTCTACGTCAGATTGGGGCAATTCCTAGCGAACGACTGCTAGCACTCGAGGTTCTCTGGACACCACAAGCAGAAGGTGACACGTTAACTGCTGATGACTTACTAGCTGAGTATGCGGACTTAAAACTGGTTTAA